One Granulicella sp. 5B5 DNA window includes the following coding sequences:
- the modA gene encoding molybdate ABC transporter substrate-binding protein: MIAGVAVGAQAQTELHVAAASDLQPVLPTLAAEYEKQTGVKVVPSFGSSAVLAQQITNGAPQDVYLSADTVHPAQLVKAGLALDLQTYARGVLVVWARKDSPAQPVSVNSLTSDKVSKIAVANDAHAPYGVAATSALKALGLYDKVKPKLVVGENIGQTAQFVLTGNAQVGLISLTIASSQAYKSAGSFVPVPRVYGEIKQSGAVVAASKQQAAAKAFLAWLTSDAVQKQLPGFGLDPAK; encoded by the coding sequence CAGACGGAGCTGCATGTTGCCGCGGCTTCGGACCTGCAGCCGGTGCTGCCGACGCTCGCGGCGGAGTATGAGAAGCAGACCGGGGTGAAGGTGGTGCCGTCGTTTGGGTCGTCCGCCGTGCTGGCACAGCAGATTACGAATGGCGCGCCGCAGGATGTGTACCTGTCGGCGGATACGGTGCATCCGGCGCAGCTGGTGAAGGCTGGGCTGGCGTTGGACCTGCAGACCTATGCGCGTGGTGTGCTGGTGGTGTGGGCGCGGAAGGACTCGCCTGCGCAGCCGGTTTCGGTGAACTCGTTGACGAGCGACAAGGTGAGCAAGATTGCGGTGGCGAACGATGCTCATGCGCCCTACGGAGTGGCTGCGACAAGCGCATTGAAGGCGCTTGGGCTCTATGACAAGGTGAAGCCGAAGCTGGTGGTGGGCGAGAACATTGGGCAGACGGCGCAGTTTGTGCTGACGGGCAATGCGCAGGTGGGGCTGATCTCCCTGACGATCGCGAGCTCGCAGGCGTACAAGTCGGCGGGCTCGTTTGTGCCGGTGCCGCGGGTGTATGGGGAGATCAAACAGAGTGGCGCGGTCGTTGCGGCGTCGAAGCAACAGGCGGCGGCGAAGGCTTTCCTGGCGTGGCTGACGAGCGATGCTGTACAGAAGCAACTGCCGGGGTTTGGGCTCGACCCTGCGAAGTAA
- the modB gene encoding molybdate ABC transporter permease subunit codes for MAQARLVSVMDTSALWLTLRLAGLTTLCLLVLATPLALWIASRKSVLRQVVQAAVALPLVLPPTVLGYYLLVGMGPATGVGRLLVRVIGHPLAFTFGGLLVGSILYSLPFAVQPLVVGFAGVDRGVVETARVLGASPWVLFRRVLLPLAKSSFVTAAVLTFAHTLGEFGVVLMIGGDIPGVTRTLSISIYDLVEDMKYGAASRTALALVALSFVALLVLYGRSARRGQEIG; via the coding sequence GTGGCTCAGGCTAGACTGGTCAGCGTGATGGATACCTCCGCGCTTTGGCTGACGCTGCGACTGGCAGGGCTTACGACGCTGTGCCTGCTGGTGTTGGCGACTCCACTGGCGTTGTGGATTGCTAGTAGGAAGAGCGTATTGCGGCAAGTTGTTCAAGCAGCGGTTGCGCTGCCGCTGGTACTGCCGCCGACGGTGCTGGGCTACTACCTGCTGGTGGGCATGGGGCCGGCGACTGGGGTTGGGCGGCTGCTGGTGCGGGTGATTGGGCATCCGCTGGCGTTTACGTTTGGGGGGCTGCTGGTGGGGTCGATACTGTACAGTCTTCCATTTGCGGTGCAGCCGCTGGTGGTGGGGTTTGCAGGTGTTGACCGGGGTGTGGTGGAGACGGCGCGGGTGCTGGGGGCGTCGCCGTGGGTGCTGTTCAGGCGGGTGCTGCTGCCGCTGGCGAAGAGCTCGTTTGTGACGGCGGCGGTGCTGACGTTCGCACATACGCTGGGCGAGTTCGGCGTGGTGCTGATGATCGGCGGCGACATTCCGGGAGTGACGCGGACGTTGTCGATCTCGATCTATGACCTCGTAGAGGACATGAAGTATGGGGCGGCGAGCCGGACGGCGCTGGCGCTGGTGGCGTTGTCGTTTGTGGCGTTGCTGGTGCTGTATGGGCGGTCGGCGCGAAGGGGGCAAGAGATTGGCTGA
- a CDS encoding ATP-binding cassette domain-containing protein gives MHHELRVAGQHGAVRLDVDLAFSAPWTVIFGPSGSGKSTLLRAMCGLLPGLEVRFRRRESGVWSDVAALPVHERGIAYAAQGAAVFPHLSVQENVGFALRSRGLRDAVAVDEAVELFVLGGVLERRPRELSGGEQQRVSLARAFAVPGAKLILLDEPFTGVDRRMRDGMLERMRERSERLGVPVVSVTHDVEEALRLEAEVVRLEAGRVMARGAARNVLYEERERMREVIG, from the coding sequence GTGCACCATGAGCTGCGAGTAGCGGGGCAGCACGGCGCGGTGCGGCTGGATGTCGACCTGGCGTTCAGTGCGCCGTGGACGGTGATCTTTGGGCCGTCGGGCAGCGGAAAGAGTACGCTGCTGCGAGCGATGTGCGGGTTGCTGCCGGGGCTGGAGGTGCGGTTTCGGCGGCGCGAAAGCGGTGTGTGGAGCGATGTAGCGGCGCTGCCTGTGCATGAGCGTGGGATTGCGTATGCGGCGCAGGGGGCTGCAGTGTTCCCTCACCTTTCGGTGCAGGAGAACGTGGGGTTTGCCCTGCGCAGCCGTGGGTTGCGGGATGCGGTTGCAGTGGATGAGGCGGTAGAACTGTTCGTGCTCGGCGGCGTACTGGAGCGGAGGCCGAGGGAGCTTTCGGGCGGCGAGCAGCAGCGGGTGAGCCTGGCGCGGGCGTTTGCTGTTCCGGGGGCGAAGCTGATACTGCTGGACGAGCCGTTTACGGGCGTCGACCGGAGGATGCGTGATGGGATGCTGGAACGGATGCGCGAACGGTCGGAGCGGCTGGGCGTTCCGGTCGTCTCTGTGACGCACGATGTGGAGGAGGCTTTGCGGCTGGAGGCTGAGGTGGTGCGGCTGGAGGCTGGGCGCGTAATGGCGCGCGGAGCAGCTCGGAATGTGCTGTATGAAGAGCGCGAGCGGATGCGCGAGGTGATCGGCTAG
- a CDS encoding UDP-N-acetylmuramate dehydrogenase, whose amino-acid sequence MLTIREHQPLAPLTTFGIGGPARYLALVEHESDIPEALTWAAERELPVFILGGGSNLLIRDTGFNGLVLQIALRGITEGVKGVNSQLTAAAGEPWDAFVDYAVTRNLAGIECLAGIPGLVGGTPVQNVGAYGQEVAETITAVRAFDRTTSCFTTLTAQDCHFAYRASLFNRPAAQGGEPGRYIVTAVTFQLTPNGAPSLRYADLQRRFANQPQPTLNEVATAVREIRRSKGMLLVPGDPDCRSAGSFFKNPIVASETIDRIATAVDIEASTIPHWAATDNQIKLPAAWLLERAGFTKGFIDGAAGISSRHTLALINRGGATFADIERLQNHIIATVRERFGITLEREPVLIG is encoded by the coding sequence ATGCTCACGATCCGCGAACACCAGCCGCTCGCCCCGCTCACCACCTTCGGCATCGGCGGCCCGGCCCGCTACCTCGCCCTCGTCGAGCACGAGTCCGACATCCCCGAAGCCCTCACCTGGGCCGCGGAACGTGAACTCCCGGTCTTCATCCTCGGCGGCGGCAGCAACCTCCTCATCCGCGACACCGGCTTCAACGGCCTGGTCCTCCAGATCGCCCTCCGCGGCATCACCGAAGGCGTAAAAGGCGTAAACAGCCAGCTCACCGCCGCCGCCGGCGAACCCTGGGACGCCTTCGTGGACTACGCCGTCACCCGCAACCTCGCTGGCATCGAGTGCCTCGCCGGCATCCCAGGCCTCGTCGGCGGCACGCCCGTCCAGAACGTCGGCGCCTACGGGCAGGAGGTCGCCGAAACCATCACCGCTGTTCGTGCCTTCGACCGCACCACCAGTTGCTTCACCACGCTCACCGCGCAGGACTGCCACTTTGCCTACCGAGCCAGCCTCTTCAACCGCCCAGCAGCACAAGGCGGAGAACCCGGCCGCTACATCGTCACCGCCGTCACCTTCCAGCTCACACCCAACGGTGCTCCAAGCCTTCGTTACGCCGACCTGCAACGCCGCTTCGCCAACCAGCCACAACCTACGCTTAACGAAGTCGCCACCGCCGTCCGCGAGATCCGCCGCTCCAAAGGCATGTTGCTGGTCCCCGGCGACCCCGACTGCCGCAGCGCAGGCTCGTTCTTCAAAAACCCAATCGTCGCATCGGAAACAATCGACCGCATCGCGACCGCAGTCGATATAGAAGCGAGCACCATCCCACACTGGGCCGCTACCGACAACCAGATCAAGCTCCCCGCAGCCTGGCTCCTCGAACGCGCCGGCTTCACCAAAGGCTTCATCGACGGCGCCGCAGGCATCTCCTCACGCCACACGCTCGCCCTCATCAATCGCGGAGGCGCAACCTTCGCCGATATCGAACGCCTCCAGAACCACATCATTGCCACCGTTCGCGAACGCTTCGGAATCACCCTCGAACGCGAACCCGTCCTCATCGGCTAG